The Pyrus communis chromosome 9, drPyrComm1.1, whole genome shotgun sequence genome has a segment encoding these proteins:
- the LOC137744877 gene encoding auxin transporter-like protein 2, producing the protein MLAQKQAEEAIVSNDHEGKEDHLQENDDENTSMFNVKNFLWHGGSVWDAWFSCASNQVAQVLLTLPYSFSQLGFLSGILLQLFYGILGSWTAYLISVLYMEYRNRKEKENVNFKNHVIQWFEVLDGLLGPYWKAVGLAFNCTFLLFGSVIQLIACASNIYYINDHLDKRTWTYIFGACCATTVFIPSFHNYRIWSFLGLGMTTYTAWYLTIAAVVHGQVEGVIHTAPTKLVLYFTGATNILYTFGGHAVTVEIMHAMWKPQKFKSIYLYATLYVFTLTLPSATSVYWAFGDELLNHSNAFSLLPKNGWRDAAVILMLIHQFITFGFACTPLYFVWEKVIGMHGTKSICLRALARLPVVIPIWFLAIIFPFFGPINSAVGALLVSFTVYIIPSLAHMLTYRKASARQNAAEKPPFFLRSWTAMYVINSFIVVWVLVIGFGFGGWASMTNFVKQVDTFGLFAKCYQCQPPKPPLAAAAPPHH; encoded by the exons ATGTTGGCTCAGAAGCAAGCAGAGGAAGCAATAGTCTCCAATGACCACGAAGGAAAAGAAGATCATCTCCAAGAAAACGATGACGAAAACACCTCCATGTTTAATGTCAAGAACTTCCTCTGGCATGGAGGCTCCGTTTGGGACGCCTGGTTCAGCTGCGCTTCCAATCAA GTGGCGCAAGTGCTTTTGACACTGCCGTACTCGTTCTCCCAGCTGGGGTTTCTATCCGGCATCTTGCTGCAGCTATTCTACGGAATCCTCGGAAGCTGGACGGCTTATCTGATCAGTGTGCTGTACATGGAGTACAGAAACCGGAAGGAGAAAGAGAACGTTAACTTCAAGAACCACGTTATTCAG TGGTTTGAAGTTCTTGATGGGTTGCTTGGCCCCTACTGGAAAGCCGTGGGGCTTGCTTTCAACTGCACTTTCCTCCTCTTTGGATCTGTCATCCAGCTAATTGCTTGTGCAag TAACATATATTACATAAACGACCATTTGGACAAGAGGACTTGGACCTACATCTTCGGAGCTTGCTGTGCCACCACAGTTTTCATACCTTCTTTCCATAACTATCGGATTTGGTCTTTTCTCGGACTTGGAATGACCACTTACACGGCCTGGTACTTGACCATTGCAGCTGTTGTTCATGGCCAG GTTGAAGGTGTGATACACACAGCTCCCACAAAGCTAGTGCTGTATTTCACCGGAGCCACCAACATACTATACACGTTCGGTGGCCATGCTGTTACTGT GGAAATTATGCATGCCATGTGGAAGCCACAGAAATTCAAGTCCATTTACTTGTATGCCACACTGTACGTTTTCACACTAACACTTCCTTCTGCGACCTCTGTCTACTGGGCTTTTGGTGATGAGCTCCTGAACCATTCCAAcgccttctctctcctccccaaAAACGGCTGGCGTGACGCCGCCGTTATACTGATGCTCATCCATCAG TTTATAACATTTGGGTTTGCATGTACACCATTGTACTTTGTGTGGGAGAAGGTGATTGGCATGCATGGTACAAAGAGCATTTGCTTGAGGGCACTTGCTAGGCTTCCAGTTGTGATCCCAATTTGGTTCTTGGCGATAATCTTCCCCTTCTTTGGGCCCATCAACTCTGCAGTTGGGGCTCTCTTGGTTAGCTTCACCGTCTACATCATCCCATCTTTAGCTCATATGCTCACCTACAGAAAAGCTTCTGCCAGACAG AATGCTGCAGAGAAGCCACCTTTCTTTTTACGAAGCTGGACTGCCATGTACGTGATCAACTCCTTCATAGTGGTGTGGGTTCTGGTGATTGGGTTCGGGTTCGGTGGCTGGGCCAGCATGACCAACTTTGTGAAACAAGTCGACACGTTTGGGCTGTTTGCCAAGTGCTATCAGTGCCAGCCTCCAAAACCACCACTAGCAGCCGCAGCTCCTCCCCATCACTAA